The Vitis riparia cultivar Riparia Gloire de Montpellier isolate 1030 unplaced genomic scaffold, EGFV_Vit.rip_1.0 scaffold781_pilon_pilon, whole genome shotgun sequence region ACTAATAACACATTCCTCTTAATTCCctaacattttgtttttctgtCCATAGAGTTGCTTGTGATTATTCAGGAAAAACCATAGCATTCCAAGTAGACCTAGGCGCAAACCCTAACTCCTTCTCTGTGCTGGTTGAGTTTGAAGAGGGGGATGGAGACCTTGCTGGTGTTGCCCTAAAGGAGACCTTAAAGGGTTCGGGAAAATGGCGAGCCATGCAACAATCATGGGGAGCTGTTTGGAAGCTGGATGCTGGCTATGAATTAAAACCTCCTTTCTCAATTCAGTTGACATCACAGTACTCAGGACAAACCCTAGTAGCAAAAAATGTAATCCCAGATGGGTGGAAGCCTGGTTCGACATATAGATCCTTGGTCAACTACCTTTGAGCCCTGGCTCAAGCTTCATGTGATGCACAGCTTGTTTTACCAATAAGTGTGTTGTACAATGATATATGCTTTACTGGTGATTGTTTAGGTTTTCAAGTGACTAGCAAATGTATACTACAATGTAATTATTAGGTTTTCTTTTCTCATGGAATGAATAATGGGCTTTCCTTAGATTTTATAAACAATGTCTTCTAAAATTGGGGgattttctactttattttcatcacttaAACTAATATCCATCCCTTCTCTGAAAGTGGTTAGGCCAAATTATCTTATCTTTAAAGTTGGTTTGGGAgcgaatttaaaaagaaaaatgaaaagccTTCCTTAATATTTGGAAGCACTTTCTATATTTACAAGTAACATCATCCCTTACTATatttagaaaagtaaaaaagaaaacaggTGAAAGGATAACCAAGAAACAATTTTCAATCTCCTATGGAATCTTTTACCTCTCCATGATATATCAGTCATGGCTCAAGAATATGGGAAAAATGAGGTCACATTAAAGTGATTATGCatctagagaaagaaaaattttatgagATATTGAGATGTGCATTCACATgttaatcaaacaaaatatattacTCAAAACATtgagataataaaatatataatgtaAGAAAGgaggaaacaaaataaatacaacttaaaCACTAACTTAAAGCACTACTAGAATACTAACTTGTGACATTTATGAAAGATAtgcaattaaaaattcaatttaccATGAAGAATAGGCCACCTATGATGGCATCTTTGCTTTTGTGACCTACAaaattagtttgctaagcttagATAACTCAGATCTCAATGATATCACAATGCATTGATGTTCATTGGTAATCTTATCCAACCATCTAGTTTGCTCTTCCAATTACCAATCTTGCACCTCTAATTGTCGAGTTTGTTCATCCAACTTGATATTCAACTTGATTTTGCAATTGGTCAAGCCTCTTTTTAGTTGTTATAAGCTCTATATGGTTGCATTGAGTTAAGATGTTAGCCACCTCACCATGACCAAGTCCTCAAACATAACCAGACTTGCTACCAAGTATAATCAAAGCAAATTTCATCTACAATCATTTGTATTGATCATAACGTGAAGGATTCAAAGGCTTGAGCATGCAAACATTCAATCATTTTCCCCTACATTTCATATGAACtaatatcatcaaaatttaGATAAGGAAAACATAAACATTATCAATCTAATTGCATTATTTGCAAGTAATTTTTAATCATGTCCCTTACAACAACAAAATAATAGAGATTCAATAATCTAGTTCTAAGAAATAGGACAAGTATTGAAATTTAATGCACATTCTTCGACATTAGCATCAACATAATGGCATATACTAAAAActtaatgaaaaagatttttgcAAGACCACTTTGATCTTATCCGCATAGGCTGTAGATGGACCTACTGTTCGGGATTAAAAGAAGAAGGCAATGTCATGTGCACGAAAAGAATAAAGTAAGGTTAGAACGAATAAGCTGTTTGCGACAGTTGCTAAGGAATAGATTGTAATTCACCATTCTTGACCATTAAAAAGTTGACAAATAGGCTACTTGAGAATGACACTATCCGGAAGTGATATGCTTAAAATAAGACAGGGGACATGCAAAATATGCAAAGAAGAGGATTTGGCTAGCAACTAGataagagaaaagggaaagtgTTTCATAAGAAGCTGTTAGAGGAAGGATCGGAGGAATTAAGCCATGTcaatagtaagaaaaaaaagggcaatCGAAAGGGAAATAAAAAGATCGACACATGCTATCACTTGTAAGTATATCAAACATCTTTTTTATGCATGAAGAAAATGTAGAAATCGAGAGAATATTAGAAACTTGAAGGTACTTACATACAAACATTCAATCATTTTTCCCAACAATTCAATCAATAAggcttcaattaaatttaattaattaacattatataaattgaatttaaaatatttttacaaaatcaaaacaatttttttttttttaaaaaaaaaaaacaatttgtcCAAACAAGACTTTTTGTTTAAACaagactttttgttttttatttttaaaatctctttataaaaacaacttaccaagtattcttatttttataaaacattaaaaaaaaaatggttttttaacttaaaaacaatttctcaaaaaaaaaaaaaaaaaaaaacataagaaatcatgatcaaacaagaaaaatagttttgacaattaaaaaaaattatttatctttaactcataCATAAttgtagatttattttttattttttaataagacttaacttgaatttgatttcatattattataaattaaatttataaaaattttataaaataaaagtaaaacatagttttgaaaactataaattctttcattcaaacaagccttttgttttttgttttaaaaaactatttttaaaaaattttgtcaaatactcttgttttttaaaattctagaaaactattttttttctttattttgaaaataatttttaaaaacaccatcAAACCGACCCTTAAAGttggaaataattttgagagataaaaaaataaggcaAGTGACAAATCTTTGAAGAATCATTTAAACAATGGATAcactttttgttttataaaacattaccaaaataaatttaatacttaaatattTTCGTTTATATAACGAAAATGAAATCGAAGATTTCATATAgtaattttgattgaaaaatcaatctaatttattttgtacCCTTCACTCAAATGAGAAAATGGCTCCGAACCTACTAGATCAAACCTATGGAACTTATGGAAGGGAACAAAAGGATGTTGCTCGAGTCTTCCATTATATGTGGTTAGATGTATATGGATATgccaaatatcatttttaatggaATATTATACTTGATGAATAGATATATTGCATGAAgcttatatttcatttttaaaaagaataaagaatataATGAAAACATATCATTTTATCCTACATCAcaatatttgttattaaaaaaaatgtcaaatctCTCATGTTTAgtgttatttgaaaatcattttataatttaaaattagtacgtatttttttattcataatattaataaaaattatatgatgagattaaatgtaaaaattttttatatatagactacatataaatttaaatttttaattaatttccttttgtttattataaggaataatataaaaataaataaagaaaatgaataagaatagtaaatttatgattatatgattattatattacatgtataaaaaggaaataagatAGTATAAGTCACTTTGATAACTGTgttcgaaaatagtttttgttctttgaaaaaaaaatagaaaaacacatttaaaaaccaaaaaataaaaaaagaaagtgtttttatataacattttttaattattttcaattattatcatttatgtttttgaaaactattttaaaaatatgaaaaatgattaaaaataaattactacatatttttaaaatgtatttaaaaataggaaaaaataaaataaaaacattcaaatttCTTAGAAGATATTTGTTATacaaaatgttttagaaattttttcaaaaactgtttttcaaaattgtttttgaaaataattatcaaataaacttATACTctttatctcatatttgattgaaaatgacataaaataaatgatgaaattactCATTCAATTCAGTTATTAACATTGACATATTTCATTGTGCAAAAAAAAACACAGTTAAAGATTATTGTttagaattaattatttaaaagaataaaataatccCTAAAATTGTGAATCTGACACTTCTTATAtttgtatttgaaaaataatctgTTTTTACCCTAAATACCATTTATCATTTAAAGTATTCAGgcttaaaattttggtttttttattaaaaaaaaaagggtattttggtaaatgAGGTAAAAAAATGGAGGGTTTAAGAGTTTACAAAATGagtaatattttacaaaatgagtTTTACAAGTCAAGGATTACATCACGATCATCTACTCCCAAACCCATTTGTTTCAGGCCGTCACCAGAAAAGGCCATTACCAATTCTACTCCACACACTGCTCAGTAAGAAGGGGAACACCTCCTTACAACCCAAAATCACTGCCAAACCAGTGCCTAGGGCATTTTTCACTTCAGCAGCTGCAACCATGGTAAAAGCCATCAGGGTTCATGAACTTGGTGGTCCTGAGGTCTGTTTCTCTTTCTCCCTctctttttttctaaaatctcGGTTACCCTGCTTCATTAAATCCATTTGGAACAAACCCAATTCTGTGCTGTAATTCCCAATTTCATGTTTTGCCTGtttgctctgtttggttgctgagaaaacaaAAAGTCCTTCCCTTGACCAAGCCCAGTCTATGATCTGGGGTCTCTCGAGGTGgatgttgattttgagaatccAGATCTTtaacaatttctttcttttccccaGTTTTTCTCAGCAACCGAGAGCAGGGCTACATCATTTCTATTGAAGTTCCTCTGTTTCTTGTCTTGAAAAAGttatgccctttttttttttttttttccttgtttgggTTATCTGCTAGTTGGTCATTTCTTGTAAGGTTCATGTTGATTATGGACAAATTGGGAAGATTATGTTGATCGTTGATATATTCCTAATGATTAACATTAGTTGTATTTGGAATGCAATGGTGTTGGGTCATGCTTTAGTTTGGTTAGTCGTAACAACTCGCAGATATTATATGGTGGATGAATTTGGACtatatcaatttcaattttatcagTAAAAAACTTGTGATATGCAATCTGCTTAGAGAATCAAAgaatgaatgataaaaatttccAACATCCACTATTTTCTTTGTGAGATAAAAAGATTACTTCGGCTAGAAGCCTAAAGGTTTCTAGGAGTGATTCCTAGAGTTCTTTAAGTGATTCTAAACATTtaccctccttgcatttcactTCCCTGTTCTGCATCATGATTTCATTTGAATTGTTGAcctttttatttacaatttgcTACAATTTCCATATATTATGTTCTGATTGGAGTAGCTCTAATTTTGGAGCACCATATATGCATGTGCTTCCAACATTATTGTTGCCCATTTTTACTTATTAGAAGATCAAAATGATGATAGGTCCTGAAGTGGGAGGATGTTGAAATAGGAGAGCCAAATGAGGGTGAGATCTGTGTGAAGAACCAGGCCATCGGGGTTAACTTCATTGATATCTACTACTGCAAAGGAGTTTATAAGGCCGCTACAATGCCATTTACCCCaggtttgttttatttcttcttcttcactaaGGAAGAAAATCTCGTTCCTATCAAGATTGAAAGTAGAATGATGAATAAGTAGATACAACTAAGTGATTCCTAACGTCCTGGTTAGGGCATATATCATTTGTGATTGCTTCATTTGCAAGcctaaatttcaaatatagcaGGGCATCACTTTCTGATTGCTTTGTCTTCCCATGTTTAATTGTCTAAAGGAAAGTATTATGACTGATACATAAAATGATTGCTTATGAAGATGAGTAAAATAAGGATACAATTGCTGATGGTAAACATCTTACCGCGAGGAATATTCTTTTCAGGAGAACAGTCAAGTGCTTCAGGATGCATTTTTTAGGGTATAAGAGCTATTATGAAACATTCCAGCCACAAAAAGAATGACATATTAAAATTCATATCCTATGCAATCCCAAGTGTTCTTATCATCATGGGAACACACTAGTGTGTGACAAAGTTGTGATCATAGATAATTAAATGGAATAACTaggactctgataccatgttaagtaactaattttcctaaaagcttaagcttcaTAGGACTTGCCCcacaatatatatcatgctcCAACAAATCTCATTAACACTTTAAGAATTGTTCTTCAATTTGAACCTACTGCTATAAAGGAGACAATTAAGAGCCCTTTTTGATCCATCTTTTAGCATTTATGTTCTTTACTGTTATTTGCTGCACAAAGCACTGTGGTATCAAATGTCTATTTACCATATGCGGTTCCTGTCAATACTGAGGAACCTTGATTTCATCTATATTTAAATTGAACTCATCCATAGCCAGACCATCCACCTTCATTACTGCTGGAAAAGTTACTGATTCTCTCAACCTGCATGgcacaaaacaaaacaaaacaaaacgaaaaggaaaaaaaaataaaatcctctTTCTAGCTGGTTAAGCacatttctcccatttcaaaCTGTGACAAAACCTGggtgagttttttttaatatccaaaaacATGAACTTGCATCACTGTTTTAGACCTTGAACAATGTGGCCCAACTGCATATACTATTTCCTGAATGTAAAACTATTGTGATAGTGTCGCTTCCATGAGTCATCAGTTTGGGAAAAATGATTTAGTCTTGCAGTCTTGCACATCACAACCACTcttggttttatattttttgtttcttttgttgctGTTTCAAAGGATGTATCATCCTAGTACCTCTCTTTATTTCAATAAATCCTCATGTATTAGGGAAAAAAAGTTGCACAATATTGGTCCTACTGTTCCCTCCATGGAAAGTTGCTCCTTCCATTATCCTTGTTATCCATAACTTTGTTTTTGCAAGACAGCCAACGAGGAGACTGAAATTTGGTaccttaattattattttttgcaagATAAGTTTGGTGTTTGTTTCTACCTGTTCCCCATATAATATGGAGCCATTCTTTATCAATGAAGTGAAACCAGAaacttatatgaaaataaataaataaaaagaaattagacAAATGGGCTCATGAATTTTTAGCTTAACAAATCACATGACATTTTGCATGAGCTTTTGCAAGAATTGTGGAAAGCAAGATCTTAGAATCCTAATGTAATTTTCTGTTTTGCTGTAAGGATTGATCATTGAACTCTCAAATGGATCTTTTGAAGAttggttttttcattttttgagacTTTAAAAGTCATGATATATGTGGAGATCTTAAGAATTTTTTCTTAGTGCAGGAATTTGAAATGGATTTACCATTTTGATTCTAGGTTATAAAGTGAAACTAGCTAATTTTCAAGAGTTTTCCTCTGTTGCAGGTATGGAGGCTGTTGGAGTGGTGACAGCTGTGGGCCCTGGTATAACAGGCAGGAAAGTTGGAGATGTTGTTGCTTATGCTGGTACCCCAATGGGCTCATATAGTGAAGAGCAGATTCTTCCTGCAGACAAGGTGGTGCCAGTACCTCCTTCTATTGACCCTACTGTTGGAGCATCAATCATGCTTAAGGGTATGACAGCTCATTTTCTTGTCCGCCGCTGCTTCAAGGTAGGTTAAATGTTCATCCAATGGCATTTTGAGTTGGTcacaaaaattcattaaaattaggGTATGACATAAGTTTTGAATGGGAAGAAGTTCTGATTTTGTTATCCTAATCTGTGTTCATTGAAATCCTCTGAGAATATGCAAGCCCAAACGTGTGCAtgttattatataaatattttatttaggcAGGTGCATATAACTGCATAGTAATAAGTATGATaattattgctattattgtcattgttccatttttttctctcaattgtTTCAGGTTTGCTGCATGGCCTTGTTTTGATAATCCACTTTATCTATTTGTACGAGTTTATTTTACATGGACGCTTCAAAATATGTAAAGCCCTTGCTGGACATGACATGACATGACATGACAAGAGTTTGAATATATATTCAGTAGGTTGTTCAACAAACACAAAGAACAAGTCCCTATTACACCATAAGCAACCTTAAGCTAATGTTGGAAATTTGAGACCTTAGTAATGCACTTCAATTTGAATATGGGTTAGTATGATAGAAAAGGGTAATTAGATTATTTAGCCAAATCCTTGTGTCCTAGACGAATTTGATGCTTAGACAGACACCATCAATGGACACTTGTACTGGAGTTAATGTAACATAGGTTTGAGTCAATTGTTTGTTACCTTTAATTGCATTAGATTATTTAGCCTCATCTCTGTGTCCCTGTGTCACAAGATCTGTGAATTAAACAAATGGGACACATGCACAGCAGCTGACCTCTCGAGTCCATATAACATAGGGATGACTTAACTTTAGTTGCTTTTAACCAAAATATGGTAACAACAATGGTCCAAAAGAGTATGGAAATATCAGGTTAAGATAATAATATAGATCCTACTCTTCATATGATGTAGATCTTTTTATGGCATGTCTATTACTTATATGATGAAGATTCtgttaatgattttaagaatttaacATTAATCTCATGTCAAGATCATGGGCAATTTGACAATTTGATATATTTCTTTAAGTCAAGGGAATCTATAAAAGCGAAGGAAAACTGTTTGTAAATTTTTACAGAAATTAATATCTGAGGTAATGTTTTGAAATGCCAAATGTGATTTCAAAACTGCTATCTTATTCAAAATGTAAGTAGGTTGTCCattcaatcaaacaaaaaagaaaaaaaaaagtcaaaaaatacaaaataagtaTTTCACAGATAATCTAAGTGTTGCtctaagataaaataaaataaatcctttATATTATTATGCAACTCAGTTCAGGTTAGTTTATAGCCAACCTAGAAGTGAACTAACCTTGCTTAGTTGAGTTCCATAAACCAAATCCAGTTTTGCCTAACCAATCAGGACAATGATCAGATTGGTTTGTTTAGTTTGAGTTGTACTTAAAAGTCTGACTTTTGTGCAGTATCAGGATTCTAACACACAAACCCCTTAAGAAATCCTAGAACCAAAATAAATCCAGTTCTTTATGTTCAGCATTTCAAGAAACCTTTAAAAAGCATGTTAACTTAGTATGGTAAAACCATATAAATAAGCCCAAAAAGATTCTCAGTTTTTGGTGACAGCCAAACCCTTGAATAAAAGACGTGGGCTAAATCAAGCCTCTCTCTGTATGCTATTCAACAACTGTTGGAGGGCTTACATTACAAAATTCTGATGCACTTGACATGAAAAAGAGAATAGCACAATGGAACTGTTCATACATGCATTATACAGAATACTACATGTTATGTAGGGCCCAGTTTGCAGTCTAGGTTGGTTTACCCAGGTCATCCCAGAACCCAAAACCTGCATTCTTGGGTTCAGAATGTGACAAAGCAATGGCTGAATTGAATACCCTGTAGAACCGAACTGAGCCAACCCATTGAATCTGGTGGTCAGGTATCTGGCTGAACCATTTGAGAAGCAACCGAAGGAAGAAGAAGCTAGTTATTTGTGTCTCCATCTCCACATTTGCATTACTGAAATAATTAGAAGATAGCATTATTTGCATCATAGATTCACTCTTTAGTCATTCTAAGGATCTAAATTTCTTGCCATTTCAGGTTGAACCTGGACACATAGTCCTTGTCCATGCAGCAGCTGGTGGAGTTGGGTCTCTATTATGCCAGTGGGCAAATGCCCTTGGCGCCACTGTAATTGGAACTGTTTCAACAAATGAGAAGGCAGTTCAAGCCAAGGAGGATGGTTGTCACCATGTCATAATTTATAAGGAAGAGGATTTTGTTGCTCGGGTCAATGAGATTACTTCTGGCAATGGGGTTCATGTTGTTTATGATTCTGTAGGAAAAGACACCTTTCAGGTAATGACCATTCTATCATCATGATCAAAAGAAACTACAAATCTTTAGTTACTACAGTTTATCACAAGGTTAACTCTATTCTCATGAAAGCTAGCTCTATTCTCATGTGCTCCCACTGGCCGTATGGCTAACtctatcctttttctttttctttttcttttctccctttgTTCATGTGCTGCCTGTGTTTACTTTTGGGGTTTTTTCAGTTTAGACATAAATTAGAATGTTATATTTAAATGAAGATTGTCAACCTTAATGTTAAACTAACCCAGTGTCATAAAAACTGATTCTTAACCAACAGAGTGACATTAAGCCAATTTCACAACCACCTAGGGTGACCAATTTGTAGGTCAAGTTCAGTTCCCGGAGTTCCAAGTTTTACTTTAGATTTGGTGGTAAAAAGTTTCTAATTGTCAAGTTATCATATCCAGGGATCATTGGCATGCTTAAGGGCTCGTGGGTTCATGGTGAATTTTGGACAGTCATCAGGTATACCAGATCCAGTACCATTACCATCTCTGGGTGCTAAGTCCCTCTTCTTGACAAGGCCTTCCCTCATGCAATACACTGCAACCCGAGATGAGCTACTGGAAGCAGCTGGAGAGGTGTTTGCTAATGTTGCTTCAGGTGTCTTACGGGTTCGTGTAAATCACACATACCCCTTGTCACAAGCTGCACAGGCACATGCAGACCTCGTGAGTCGGAAAACTTCTGGGTGTATTGTGCTGATACCAGACTGCATTGGCACTACGTCCTGAACTCATGACTGGTAAATTCTCTAAAGGATCTATGTTTATTAGTTTACACAATGGACATACCATTTGAGGTCATGTTGGGGTTGGTTTGTAGTTGGTGGCCTGTGAAGGTCAGTCACATGTGTGCAAAAACACAATTATGCAGACTAGAAATGGATTCCGTTGCTGCTTGAATTCCCTTCCGGTCGAGTTGAGGTTATATGTGTGCATGAAATATATGTATAGAAGCACTAGTTGATATGATGTCAACCCATCAATGGACTAGAATCATTGACCTTAGTATTCTGGTTGATGCAGAAATTTAGGAAAACGCCAAACAACGTGAACAATTCTCTCCTTTAGAAGGTATGATTGtagttattttcaaaacaaaaaacaaacaaagaatcaTAGGGGCATTTTTCTATATTATGAGGTATTTAGCATTACATTCAAATTAATAGTTAGATTACCTTTGAAGATAGTGTAAAGAAAAGATTGGTACTTCTACCAATGCAAGGCATCCAAGAGTTAGAAAACTTGGTCCTTGGttgtcaattattttttaaaacagttttctattttctaaaacaaaaatataggaaaataggTTTTATAATTAGAAAACAATGTGTTTTCAGccattgtttttacttgtttttttagcatgattttaaaaaataattatacaaatatagaaaataactaaaataaaaaatcataaataaaagttatttttaaaacatgaaaaatagattaaaaacatttttcaagcattcaaacaaacttttattttataaaatattaaaaaaaaatggttctcacaacttgtttttaaaaactatttttgaaaatatttttcaaataggCTTTATATTTGCTTTGAAAGTTGGAGAGCTACACGTTTGATTTTTGATCACtaatatatgtttttgtttattctattattatgataaatgatttaaaaccaaaatgtTTTAAGTAAATTGACATGATTAAAATCATACTTTCTTGTACAAAAGTTGTTTCACATTTTTGGCAATTTAAGAACACTTTTCACCcaatatattttcatgtttattatgttaatttatttaattttttatttttatatatagttagTAATTATCGTCTCAAGTGTTGAAAGCTTCAAAGCACACCTTAGGACAACATAGCAGGCCACCCTGCCTATGGTTACATAGATTTCACATGCATGTGTTAGAGTAGGTTGACAAAAATGacctattttatattaaattagatattgattaaaaaaaatatttttatctcaaattttctctttaaattaatttaattacttattattaaaaatacaaactaaTTTAGTTTTATCCTCtttcattatttatatgataaataataaatatttgaatttttcaactttatttattacttataaaaaataaattttttttataggtgatCATATTAATAgtttctttaattaaattatattatatttaacttgtTACAAAAATGTTCAAAAACTTGACAAAAATAAGAacgtttaaaataaattatgaattttattttattggagctttatatatatatatatatatatattattttatttcattttataaaaaaaaaaatttattatatatttttttagtgtattaaatatttttttttaatgaataattttattttgttttaatttttaaattaattttatgagataaactttaaaattaaaattattattctttaatttaaaatgtaaccgtcaaaagaataaaaatatagaaaaataaattaatttcttattttataattaattgatattaatgaatttttaattaaaaaaatcaagattaagagaaataatttttaattattaatcaatttaaaataaa contains the following coding sequences:
- the LOC117910569 gene encoding 2-haloacrylate reductase-like; amino-acid sequence: MVKAIRVHELGGPEVLKWEDVEIGEPNEGEICVKNQAIGVNFIDIYYCKGVYKAATMPFTPGMEAVGVVTAVGPGITGRKVGDVVAYAGTPMGSYSEEQILPADKVVPVPPSIDPTVGASIMLKGMTAHFLVRRCFKVEPGHIVLVHAAAGGVGSLLCQWANALGATVIGTVSTNEKAVQAKEDGCHHVIIYKEEDFVARVNEITSGNGVHVVYDSVGKDTFQGSLACLRARGFMVNFGQSSGIPDPVPLPSLGAKSLFLTRPSLMQYTATRDELLEAAGEVFANVASGVLRVRVNHTYPLSQAAQAHADLVSRKTSGCIVLIPDCIGTTS